A DNA window from Methylocystis heyeri contains the following coding sequences:
- a CDS encoding RHS repeat-associated core domain-containing protein, whose amino-acid sequence MDRGGADPGRNRPVPRPDVSVPRRALGVSDAFGNGTPRNPTGAVGFNLRFPGQFADGETGLNYNYFRDYDPTTGGHIESDPISLAGGINTYAYVGGNPVSAIDPFGLESWDDYVSNSLSALRNAPRQFMDDPLRSIEAGLEGVAPISPA is encoded by the coding sequence ATGGACCGTGGTGGTGCTGATCCTGGTCGAAATCGTCCTGTCCCTCGCCCAGATGTTTCTGTCCCGCGGCGGGCATTAGGGGTATCTGACGCGTTCGGCAATGGAACGCCGAGGAACCCGACCGGCGCAGTTGGGTTCAACCTCCGCTTTCCCGGTCAATTCGCCGACGGCGAAACCGGTCTGAACTACAACTACTTCCGCGACTACGACCCCACCACCGGGGGCCATATCGAAAGCGATCCGATCAGCCTCGCGGGAGGGATAAACACTTATGCCTATGTCGGCGGTAATCCGGTCTCGGCGATAGATCCTTTCGGACTTGAATCCTGGGACGACTACGTATCTAACAGCCTAAGCGCCCTTAGAAATGCGCCGCGCCAGTTCATGGACGATCCGCTACGCTCGATCGAGGCGGGGTTGGAGGGCGTGGCGCCGATCTCGCCTGCGTGA
- a CDS encoding RHS repeat-associated core domain-containing protein produces MNAPMALIGPTPQSPDTPTILWSFDPDPFGNGTPRNPTSAVGFNLRFPGQFADAETGLNYNYFRDYDPTTGRYIESDPIGLGGGINTYAYVGGNPVLRSDPRGEFWPGLLAFGFALLAAESANAPGPCDAIAPPKPYTPLLAGLLGGSVGWGLESLLSRLAAEEAAAGGRGLGLVEIHRELMSAAARRIMAVKL; encoded by the coding sequence TTGAACGCACCGATGGCGCTGATCGGCCCCACGCCTCAGTCGCCGGACACGCCCACGATCCTGTGGTCGTTCGATCCCGATCCTTTCGGCAACGGAACGCCGAGAAACCCAACCAGCGCAGTCGGATTCAACCTGCGCTTTCCGGGTCAATTCGCCGACGCCGAGACCGGTCTGAACTACAACTACTTCCGCGACTACGACCCCACCACTGGGCGCTATATCGAAAGCGATCCGATCGGCCTCGGGGGAGGGATAAACACTTATGCTTATGTCGGCGGGAATCCGGTTCTCCGAAGCGATCCACGCGGGGAATTTTGGCCGGGCCTGTTGGCTTTCGGCTTTGCGTTGCTCGCAGCGGAATCCGCCAACGCTCCAGGCCCCTGCGACGCGATTGCGCCCCCAAAACCGTACACGCCCCTGTTGGCCGGTTTGCTGGGCGGCAGCGTCGGCTGGGGCCTGGAATCTCTTCTCTCTCGGCTTGCGGCGGAAGAAGCAGCGGCGGGAGGAAGAGGACTAGGGCTTGTTGAGATTCATCGCGAATTGATGAGCGCGGCGGCGAGGCGGATCATGGCTGTGAAGCTTTGA
- the fdxA gene encoding ferredoxin FdxA: protein MTYVVTENCIKCKYMDCVEVCPVDCFYEGANMLVIHPDECIDCGVCEPECPAEAIKPDTEPGLESWLQLNAEYAQNWPNITIKRDPPPDAKEWDGKPGKLESCFSPEPGEGD from the coding sequence ATGACCTACGTCGTCACGGAAAATTGCATCAAGTGCAAGTATATGGATTGCGTGGAAGTTTGTCCCGTGGACTGCTTCTACGAAGGCGCCAACATGCTGGTGATTCATCCCGACGAATGCATCGATTGCGGCGTTTGCGAACCCGAGTGCCCGGCGGAGGCGATCAAGCCCGACACCGAGCCGGGGCTCGAATCATGGTTGCAGCTCAACGCCGAATACGCCCAGAACTGGCCCAATATCACCATCAAGCGCGACCCGCCCCCGGACGCCAAGGAATGGGACGGCAAGCCGGGCAAGCTGGAGTCCTGCTTCTCCCCGGAGCCGGGCGAAGGCGACTGA
- the miaA gene encoding tRNA (adenosine(37)-N6)-dimethylallyltransferase MiaA produces MNRSDSRVVLIAGPTASGKSALALDVARAFGGAVVNADSMQVYRDLRIITARPTEEEEQTVPHLLFGHVDAAQNYSVGRWLADFGAALEKLGREGRLAVVTGGTGLYFKAALQGLSEIPQVPEEVRARVRARAQGLPPQQLHAELSRLDPETAARLRDTDPQRLLRALEVFEATGKPLAHFQGARTAPLLDAANCTAFFLAPPRAELYARINARFDKMMAAGALEEVRALGARGLDPALPAMRAHGVPHLLAFLEGRMSLEEAIERGKADTRHYAKRQATFARHQLPGFAWLDPRHATEEALAALRGVLGEGTG; encoded by the coding sequence TGCAGGCCCGACCGCCTCCGGCAAGTCCGCCTTGGCGCTCGATGTCGCCCGGGCCTTCGGAGGCGCCGTCGTCAACGCCGACTCGATGCAGGTCTATCGTGACCTGCGTATAATTACCGCCCGTCCGACCGAGGAGGAGGAGCAAACCGTCCCGCATCTCCTTTTCGGGCATGTCGACGCCGCGCAAAATTATTCGGTGGGTCGCTGGCTGGCGGATTTTGGAGCGGCGCTGGAGAAGCTCGGCCGTGAGGGACGGCTCGCCGTGGTCACGGGCGGGACCGGGCTTTATTTCAAGGCCGCGCTGCAGGGGCTTTCCGAAATTCCCCAAGTGCCCGAAGAAGTCCGCGCCAGGGTCCGGGCGAGGGCGCAAGGCTTGCCGCCGCAGCAGCTTCACGCCGAGCTGTCGCGGCTCGATCCCGAAACCGCGGCCCGGCTGCGCGACACCGATCCGCAGCGCCTGCTGCGGGCGCTGGAGGTTTTCGAGGCCACAGGCAAGCCGCTGGCGCATTTCCAGGGGGCGCGCACCGCGCCGCTGCTGGACGCCGCAAATTGCACGGCCTTTTTTCTGGCCCCGCCGAGGGCAGAGCTTTACGCAAGGATCAATGCGCGCTTCGATAAGATGATGGCCGCCGGCGCGCTGGAGGAGGTGCGGGCGCTTGGCGCACGCGGGCTCGATCCCGCTCTGCCGGCAATGCGGGCCCATGGCGTGCCGCATCTTCTCGCCTTCCTCGAAGGTCGGATGTCGCTGGAAGAGGCGATCGAGCGCGGCAAAGCCGACACCCGCCATTACGCCAAGCGTCAGGCGACCTTCGCGCGCCACCAGTTGCCGGGCTTCGCCTGGCTCGATCCACGCCATGCGACCGAAGAGGCGCTCGCGGCGTTGCGCGGGGTGTTGGGGGAGGGGACGGGTTGA
- a CDS encoding RMD1 family protein, with protein MQRLTARALLLGERIDTSGLERADLVSTAPLAFHTGQAGFVVLYRFGVAVLFGLSPLEEDEVLGKVGARVSGAVSRRDDETLVLEVAAEGDEKTLANGHLSIKDATGPRLLVVADALAKSVALARDERRVNAVFDTVEPFAATLASTGRPPWRRRSMLELIGQTLLVQHRVSGRVAVEDKPDVLWDRPDLERLYARLEDEYELAERGRTLKAKLEVISETARAFTEIIDADRSVRLEWTVVVLILVEIVLSLAQMFLSRGGH; from the coding sequence ATGCAAAGATTGACTGCCCGCGCGCTGCTGCTCGGCGAGCGAATCGACACGAGCGGGCTTGAGCGCGCCGATCTCGTCTCGACCGCTCCCCTCGCCTTCCACACCGGCCAGGCCGGCTTCGTGGTGCTTTATCGATTCGGCGTCGCCGTGCTGTTCGGGCTTTCGCCGCTCGAGGAAGACGAGGTGCTCGGCAAGGTGGGCGCGAGGGTCTCCGGCGCGGTGTCGCGCCGCGACGATGAAACCCTGGTCCTCGAAGTCGCCGCCGAGGGCGACGAAAAAACCCTCGCCAACGGCCATCTCTCGATCAAGGACGCCACAGGCCCGCGCCTCCTCGTCGTGGCCGACGCGCTGGCCAAGAGCGTGGCGCTCGCCCGCGACGAACGCCGCGTCAATGCGGTGTTCGACACGGTCGAGCCCTTCGCCGCGACGCTGGCCAGCACCGGACGCCCGCCCTGGAGGCGGCGATCCATGCTGGAGCTGATCGGCCAGACCCTTCTCGTGCAGCACCGGGTTTCGGGGCGCGTCGCGGTCGAGGACAAGCCCGACGTGCTTTGGGACCGGCCTGATCTCGAGCGCCTCTACGCCCGTCTCGAGGACGAATATGAGCTGGCCGAGCGCGGACGCACGCTGAAGGCGAAGCTGGAGGTCATCAGCGAAACCGCCCGCGCCTTCACCGAAATCATCGACGCCGACCGCTCGGTGCGGCTCGAATGGACCGTGGTGGTGCTGATCCTGGTCGAAATCGTCCTGTCCCTCGCCCAGATGTTTCTGTCCCGCGGCGGGCATTAG
- a CDS encoding IS3 family transposase (programmed frameshift) has product MERRQFSREFKVEAVRLVRERGVSVAQAARDLELHENMLRRWVKELAADPAAAFPGQGQMKPEQLEIERLRREVTKLRAERDIPKKGRGLLCEGSEMRFAFIAKHRSIWPVAWLCKALDVSRSGFHAWLKRGPSARDKLDEEMTASIRASFVASARTYGARRVWRDVLADGFCCGLHKIERLMQENALRARPRRRGLPKDGGQRLADAVAPNVLDRQFVAERPNQRWIADFTYIWTAEGWLYVAAVIDLFSRRVVGWSMKAEMTAQLVADALIMAIWRRGRPDALLHHSDQGSQYTSDHFQRLMADNGVTCSMSRSGNVWDNAAMESFFSSMKTERVARKIYRTRDEARADVFDYIERFYNTVRRHSTIGYLSPVEFERKVALA; this is encoded by the exons ATGGAACGGCGTCAGTTCAGCCGGGAGTTCAAGGTCGAAGCGGTCCGTTTGGTGCGCGAGCGCGGCGTAAGCGTTGCGCAGGCGGCGCGGGATCTGGAACTGCACGAGAACATGCTGCGGCGTTGGGTGAAGGAATTGGCGGCTGATCCGGCCGCCGCCTTTCCTGGTCAGGGGCAGATGAAGCCCGAGCAGCTTGAAATCGAGCGCCTGCGGCGCGAAGTCACCAAGCTGCGGGCGGAGCGCGACATCC CTAAAAAAGGCCGCGGCCTTCTTTGCGAGGGAAGCGAAATGAGGTTCGCTTTTATCGCAAAGCACCGTTCGATCTGGCCGGTGGCGTGGCTCTGCAAAGCGCTGGATGTCTCCCGGTCGGGTTTTCACGCCTGGCTCAAGCGCGGACCGAGCGCTCGCGACAAGCTTGATGAGGAGATGACGGCCTCCATCCGGGCGAGCTTTGTCGCCAGCGCCAGAACCTATGGCGCACGCCGGGTCTGGCGGGATGTTCTGGCTGACGGCTTTTGCTGCGGACTGCATAAGATCGAGCGCTTGATGCAGGAAAACGCCTTGCGGGCGCGGCCTCGCCGGCGTGGCTTGCCCAAAGACGGCGGTCAGCGGCTCGCCGACGCCGTGGCGCCGAATGTTCTGGACCGCCAGTTCGTCGCCGAGCGGCCGAACCAGAGGTGGATCGCCGACTTCACCTACATCTGGACGGCAGAGGGCTGGCTGTATGTCGCCGCTGTCATCGACTTGTTCTCGCGGCGTGTTGTCGGCTGGTCCATGAAGGCCGAGATGACCGCGCAATTGGTGGCGGACGCCCTGATCATGGCGATCTGGCGACGCGGCAGGCCAGACGCCTTGCTGCACCACTCCGACCAGGGCAGCCAATACACCAGCGACCACTTCCAGCGCCTGATGGCCGACAACGGCGTCACCTGTTCGATGAGCCGATCCGGCAACGTCTGGGACAATGCGGCGATGGAGTCGTTCTTCTCGTCGATGAAAACCGAGCGCGTCGCCAGGAAAATCTACCGGACGCGCGACGAGGCCAGGGCAGATGTGTTTGATTATATCGAGCGCTTCTACAACACCGTCCGCCGTCACTCGACCATCGGCTATCTCAGCCCGGTTGAGTTCGAGCGGAAGGTCGCTTTAGCTTAA